GAGAGCGCGGCTGTCGCTCTTCTATCACTCGACTGCTACAAACACCTATTGGGAAGCATTCACTGTTGAGCCGGAATCGCTCGGCAGCCAGAACTTCGATGTTACGTTGAATCGTGGGTCGTTGCTTCTCCGGAATAGTGGAAATGTGCATTTGACAAAACAGCTAATAATCGGCGCAGATCCAAGCTTTACAGGCTTTGCGCCGCTTAGCGTGACGCCCAACAATGATTCCAATCAGCCAACAATCGTGTTTCCCGACCGCGCAAACTCGCGCTATAGCGTTGGGATTGGGTCTCGGCACATAGGTGGCGAAGGACAGGCGATGGATTTCTATGCGGGCGACTCCGGTGCAAATGGTACAAATGTCTCGGTGTCGGCGCGTCGTATGACTTTGACCGCGAGCGGGAACTTGGGAATAGGGACCGCGAATCCCGCTGAGAAGCTCTCAGTAAATGGAAAGGTGCGTGCGAAGGAAGTAATAGTAGAAGCCTCAGGGTGGGCCGATCACATACTCGACAAGGGCTATCGGCTTAGTCCGCTCGCTGAGGTGGAAGCGCATATCGCGAAGAATGGCACTCTTCCTGGAATACCTTCCTCGAGAGAAGTGGCCGATCAAGGGATCTCCATCGGCGAAATGCAGGCCAAACTGTTGGGGAAAGTAGAAGAGATAACTCTTCACCTCATCGCTCTTCAAAAAGAGAACGCACAACTCAAGGCAAAGGTGGAGCAACTCGAGGCCGTGAGATAGATGATCTTTTGGTATACAAAGTGCTGAGTCCACAAATTCAGAAAAAATCGCCAAAGCTGTTCGAAATCAATGAATAACAAGACTCTCGGTGCTGTGCTTTTGTCATTCGGGGCCCTGTCTTATGCACAAACAAACACGTTCCCGTATCCAGCTTCAGGAAATGTAGGCATTGGTACCACAACGCCCGAAAGCAGACTGCACGTTTCTGGACTAACAACTCTCTATTTTGACGACTGGGGAAATGACACACTTCTGTTTCGTGGGCAGAAGAGCGGTACGAACCGCTGGGGAGAGTATGCAATTCGCACTTCATATCTCGGATTAACATTCAGGAACACTCAAACTGACCAAGTACTTTTCCACGTCGGTGGGGCAGGAAACGGCGCGGTTCCCACATCTTATTTTAGCCCCGCTGGAGGAAGGGTTGGGATCGGCACCACCAATCCCAGTAGTGCACTCGACGTAAATGGAGGTCTCACCGTCACATCTCCAGGTGATACGTTCAATTTGCTGATCCAGAGGCGGGTAGGTTCGTCAACGTATGTAAATCGCTCATGGAGTACTTATGTGGGTGGTTCCGGAGAGTTCACGCTGAATGATGTGACAGCGGGTAAAGGGAGGCTATCGGTCGCAACGGATGGCCATATCAGCATTTTTGCATCGGGCGCTCAACAAAATCGGGGATTAAACATCCTCAATCTCGACGACAGCCACTGGCTTCAGATCGCCGCGAGCTCGGGACCGGGTGCGTGGAACGGCATGACCAAGGCGGGAGATCATACGATTATATTTTCAGACGGGCCTCAAGGAACCGGCGGCTTGGTTTTCGCGCCGTGGGCGGCTGCCACATCGGGTATGCGTATCGATGCGCAAGGGAATGTTTCAATCGGAACACCAGACGCTTCAGAGAAGCTTTCTGTCAACGGAAGGATCCGCGCAAAAGAGGTTGTGGTCGAAACCACGGGGTGGGCCGACCATGTCTTCAAACAGGATTATGTGCTTCAAACTCTGCCTGAAATCGAACGGCATATTGCCGAGAAAGGGCACCTACCTGGAATCCCGTCAGCAAGCGAGGTTGAGGCAAACGGTGTCTCAGTCGGCGAGATTCAAGTCATACTGTTGAAGAAGATCGAGGAGATGACCTTGCATATGATCGCTTTGGAGAAAGAGAACCAACGCTTGAATTCACGCCTTACAGCATTGGAATCAGGCACTACAAATCACGTCGAAGTCATAGACTCGGAGTGAAGTTCTCGTGCGTGTGCCATTGAATACGTGTTGAACGAAACGAACACTAGAGTATCTGCAACATGCCTAATTTTCGTCGTGACTGCGTCAGTTGTGTATGCGCAGACAAACACCTTTCCTACGACGGGCAGCGCGGGGATCGGTACCTCCAATCCAACTGCGAAGTTGGAAGTCGTGAAACCCGGAGGCGATGCTTTCATGGTCCGTTATGCGTCTGGCTACCCGCCACTCGGGATCAGCGTGGGCGGTTCGAGTGGAGTTCCCGGAATCTTCGGGAACCTTGTCCACGCGGGTAGCGGCAATTTTTGGAATTATGCTTTCGGCACTGCACGACTGGGATGGGCCCTCGGCGATCCCTACTATACCGATAGATTCAATATCTATGTCGGAAAGGGAGATGCGGGAGGATTATTCAATGGAGTGACGGCGTTCTCCATTCAGCCGACGGGAAATGTTGGGATTGGCGTCATAAACCCGGTGACCAAACTAGATGTTTCAGGAGATTTACGCCTGGTGTCGCCGGTGGATGGGCAAGCAGTGAAAATCCTGGCTAGGTCGGATGATTTTGCACAGATAGCGTTCTATACTAATTCGGGCTCCAGGATTAACTCGTTGATTCAGACTCATAGCGATGGGGCGATTTCATTTGTCAATTCTCAGCCTTTGTCGGAAAGACTTCGTATCTCAGGCGACGGGCGAGTTGGCATTGGAACGTCGACGCCTACTCATAAGCTTACGGTTAACGGTTCAGTTCGAGCCAAAGAAGTGATTGTGGAGGCAGCAGGCTGGCCGGACTATGTGTTCGAGGAAGGTTACCAGCGGCTGTCCCTTAGCGAAATAGAGAAACATTTGGCAGAGTTCCGTCATCTGCCTGGGATACCATCTTCCGCCGAAGTCGCGAAAAAGGGTGTGTCCATTGGAGAAATGCAGGTGAAGCTCTTGCAGAAGCTTGAGGAAATGACCCTGCATATGATTGATCTCCAAAAGCAAAATGACGAGCTGCGTTGCGAAATCGAAGAGCTAAAGCGTACAGACCGTTGAGCAATTCTGAGGTGCAAAGTGGTAGTCGAATTTCCCAGCGTCAGCTGGCTTAGAGATCGTATATTTCCTTTACAGTGAAGGGTTCTGTAACACAGAACCGCCAGTTATTCTTTGTTCCCCGCGGCGAGGAGCGCCCTGAGTGCCTTGTTTTCTGACTCGAGGTCGTCCACGCGTTTCTCGAGGGCGATCTGATGCAGGAAAAGCTGCTCGATCTTTTCGACCAACTGCGGCTGTAACTTTCCAACATTCACGCCTTCATGGCTTATTTCCTCCTGACTTGGAAATCCAGGGAGGTGGCCGTGTTCTTGAACGTGCGCTTCGACAGATCCAAGAGAGGGAAGCTGATATCCTTCAGCAAAGACGAAATCTGCCCAGCCGGTAGAGTCAACGATGAGTTCCTTGGCCCGGATTGTACCAGAGACCGAAAGCTTGTGGGTCGGAGAGGTCGTGCCGACTCCCACATTGCTAAAGGCGTCGATCGTCAAGGCATCCTGTCCGGTGGAGCCGTTTTGAATGGAAAACTTGCCAGAACTCGTAAGCGCTGGGCCGATTTTCCATTGTCGAACGTTGGTCTCATTTAACGCGATCGCCGGGGGAGCGGAGAGCGTTCCGGCAATAGACAGTTTGGTTGCAGGAGTTGAGTCGCCGATGCCGATATTTCCGTTGCTGGCGACCACCATTTTCACATTATAGCCGCCTGAACGAAATATGATGTTTCCGAACGAATTCCCTCCGAGATAAATGTTTCCCGCGTTGGAGCCTTGCCGCTCAAACGCCAGCTCTCCAGCGGCGTCGAAGTTTGGGCCTGCATACATCACGAGATAATTGTTATGATCGCGGGAGTATGTGGACAAGGTAACGGGGTTGGTCGACAGAGCGCGGACTAATTGAAACCCACTGTCGTCGTTGTACGCGAGCCGACCCCAGAAATCGTGGTTGAGGTGCGTGTTTCCTCTGAAGTCGATAAATGAAAATCCGTCATTACCGCTGCCAAGTTCGATTGCTCCATCGGTTGGATCAACAGTGATGAAGCCACTGTTGTGTGGACTAGCGATGTGAAGGGGAAATGCCGGTGAGGTGGTGTTGATGCCCACATTCCCATTGGTGGGGAACGTGTTCGTTGCATGAGCGTTTGCGCTGGCGAGCGCTATTATAGACAGATAAGCTGCGAGTTTCATATGCTTAAAGTACCAGAGCCTCCAAAGATGCCTTGAGCTTCTGGTTTTCAACTTGGAGTTGCCGAATCTGTTTATCTTGTTCGATCACATAGAGCGTGATCTCCTCAATTTTTTCCAAGAGTTTCGCCTGCATCTGACCCACATCTACACCCTCCTTGAGGACCGATGCTGCCGATGGAATTCCGGGTAGCTTGCCTTCGTTCTTTATCTTTTCCTCGAGAACTGGGAGTGGTTGGAGCTCGCGGGTAAACACGTAATCGGGCCACGACGTGTTATCCACGATCAATTCGCGCGCACGTATCGTTCCATTCACCGCGAGCTTGTGCGATGGCGTTGAGGTTCCGATCCCAACGTTCCCCGCGCCCGTCAGTCGCATGACCTCGGGTGTCGCATCGCCGTTTTCATTCTGAAGATTCCCGACACGCAGCGACAGGTACTGGGTTCCCCAAGCGCCGCCTGCAAAGCCGGCCATGATATCTGCAGCGCGTCTTGGACCATTGTCACTGGAATTGAGGAACGTCGGGTAAAAGGAGACGCCCACGTTGTATCCTTGCGCGTTGTTGGGCGCGAGAAGGGTCAAATTAGAGGCGTGGCTATTGCCCATACCCCCATACACAGTGAGAGAACCCATCGTCGTCGACGTTAGCACCCCGACCCGGCCGACACTGTCGAAGTTAAGCACGTTTTTCCAACCTGTATAAGGATTCGCCGCCGAGTAACTTGGGTTCAGCCAAATCGTGGCTCCCTGGGCCGTCGGCTGAATGTCTAAGGCAGGTGAACCGGCATTCGCCGAATAACGGGATACAAACTCCCCGACAATCTCCAATGGTCGGATGCCATCGGTTAGCCCAATTCCGACTTTGCCTTTGAATATCGCGCTGCCGTCACGGGGGCTGAATTGTATCCCGTAGTTTGCCGCACTTGTGTACCCTGTGCACGTGGAGTAGAACCGCAAGGTATTCCAGGTCCGGATACCAGCGGTATCAACAGCACCCCC
This portion of the Opitutaceae bacterium genome encodes:
- a CDS encoding tail fiber protein gives rise to the protein MRSLVVFWIAAPLSLSAANTFPASGNVGIGTTDPATTLDVQGTLRVSGLVTYNGGVLDLVNGDSSGGAVDTAGIRTWNTLRFYSTCTGYTSAANYGIQFSPRDGSAIFKGKVGIGLTDGIRPLEIVGEFVSRYSANAGSPALDIQPTAQGATIWLNPSYSAANPYTGWKNVLNFDSVGRVGVLTSTTMGSLTVYGGMGNSHASNLTLLAPNNAQGYNVGVSFYPTFLNSSDNGPRRAADIMAGFAGGAWGTQYLSLRVGNLQNENGDATPEVMRLTGAGNVGIGTSTPSHKLAVNGTIRARELIVDNTSWPDYVFTRELQPLPVLEEKIKNEGKLPGIPSAASVLKEGVDVGQMQAKLLEKIEEITLYVIEQDKQIRQLQVENQKLKASLEALVL